Proteins from a genomic interval of Bdellovibrio sp. GT3:
- the rimP gene encoding ribosome maturation factor RimP, translated as MSERPSWLDQVEKIANDAAKANGCLLYDIEFVGMGKGRTLRLFIDKEDEGGISLEDCSNVSKALNEVLEKDEDIIPGAAYALEVSSPGLERHLVKPWHFQKAVGKKVYLKTSKSLESMGVTDKKWKAVKTVEEVIESADDQGVRFVVKDVEIKIPYAMIEKAKVLFEVTKGQKK; from the coding sequence ATGTCTGAGAGACCCTCTTGGTTAGATCAAGTAGAAAAAATCGCAAATGATGCTGCCAAAGCAAATGGCTGCCTGCTTTACGATATTGAGTTCGTAGGCATGGGCAAAGGGCGTACTTTGCGTTTGTTCATTGATAAGGAAGACGAAGGCGGGATCAGTCTTGAAGATTGCTCGAATGTCTCCAAGGCATTGAACGAAGTGTTGGAAAAGGATGAGGACATCATCCCGGGTGCGGCTTACGCGTTGGAAGTTTCCAGTCCGGGTTTGGAACGTCATCTGGTGAAACCATGGCATTTTCAAAAAGCCGTGGGCAAAAAAGTATATCTGAAAACATCCAAATCTTTAGAGAGCATGGGTGTGACAGATAAAAAATGGAAGGCCGTTAAGACCGTCGAGGAAGTTATTGAGTCCGCTGACGATCAAGGTGTGCGTTTCGTGGTCAAAGACGTCGAGATCAAAATCCCGTACGCGATGATCGAAAAAGCTAAAGTTTTATTTGAAGTTACTAAAGGTCAAAAAAAGTAG
- a CDS encoding GNAT family N-acetyltransferase, whose product MKIESLYTPHKPAMRALVEAIHAQAGLLPQFYWPADMLGAEMATAEGVGIFEGEELAGFVLYREVPGAWEISLVATHPQFQRRGLMEKLIGYMIAAKGQGRELWLEVHENNESAQKLYEKLGFKLNGRRPRYYKDGATALLYSCP is encoded by the coding sequence ATGAAAATCGAATCTTTATATACACCTCATAAACCAGCAATGCGGGCCTTGGTGGAGGCTATTCACGCCCAGGCGGGATTGCTCCCGCAGTTTTATTGGCCGGCGGATATGCTGGGGGCCGAGATGGCCACGGCAGAGGGCGTGGGGATTTTTGAGGGTGAGGAGTTGGCTGGGTTTGTTTTGTACCGGGAAGTACCAGGCGCTTGGGAGATTTCTTTGGTGGCGACGCATCCTCAATTTCAGCGCCGCGGACTGATGGAAAAGCTAATTGGCTATATGATTGCTGCAAAGGGTCAGGGTCGTGAGCTGTGGTTGGAAGTGCATGAAAACAATGAATCAGCGCAAAAATTGTATGAAAAGCTCGGGTTTAAATTGAATGGGCGACGTCCTCGCTATTATAAGGATGGGGCCACGGCTTTGCTTTATTCCTGTCCCTGA
- a CDS encoding PAN domain-containing protein — protein sequence MGILRLIAAVFFFGTFTSSVYAVDIGGTMSGGGGGDGVVAEFTSIANVVFSALRSSPEQISVVDVRKISESLPSLNIISTDEQLVVNNLSKDAKNWPTEKRIAINRARWMALSDSQRQILVVHEVVSVNGYDDRYYNISSDLLGSLQKTSGTFMDSHRGFKFVGESYSLLASSDESSCAASCNVDARCFASVYYYHMQKCSLNIMNREGRLLARTDAITALKTIGFRSGWEYMGADYRSFATNDPYVCSQQCVKESQCAAFTWQRNTNTCFLKSEVGGKKWELGSISGVK from the coding sequence ATGGGCATTTTGCGATTGATAGCAGCAGTGTTTTTTTTCGGAACGTTTACGTCGTCGGTTTACGCTGTTGATATTGGCGGTACGATGAGTGGTGGCGGCGGCGGAGATGGTGTCGTTGCTGAGTTTACTTCTATTGCGAATGTCGTATTTTCAGCTCTTCGCTCGTCTCCGGAACAAATTTCAGTTGTTGATGTTCGAAAAATCTCTGAGTCCCTCCCTTCATTGAATATCATCTCTACCGACGAACAGCTTGTGGTTAACAATCTGAGCAAAGATGCGAAAAATTGGCCGACAGAAAAACGTATCGCGATTAACAGAGCCCGTTGGATGGCTCTTTCTGACAGTCAAAGGCAAATTTTGGTTGTTCATGAAGTTGTCAGTGTGAACGGCTATGATGATCGTTACTACAATATCTCCAGCGATCTTCTGGGCTCTTTGCAGAAGACTTCTGGGACATTCATGGACTCTCATCGGGGATTTAAGTTTGTGGGTGAGAGCTATTCTTTGCTGGCATCTTCTGATGAAAGTAGCTGCGCTGCCAGTTGTAATGTGGATGCAAGATGCTTTGCGAGCGTCTACTATTACCACATGCAAAAATGTAGTTTGAATATCATGAACCGCGAGGGCCGACTTTTAGCGCGTACTGACGCTATTACGGCGCTAAAAACTATCGGTTTCCGTAGTGGCTGGGAGTACATGGGTGCCGACTATCGATCCTTCGCAACGAATGATCCGTATGTTTGTTCTCAACAGTGTGTGAAAGAGTCGCAATGCGCTGCCTTTACTTGGCAGCGAAATACCAATACTTGTTTTTTGAAGTCTGAAGTTGGCGGCAAGAAGTGGGAACTCGGATCCATTAGTGGAGTGAAGTAG
- a CDS encoding DUF4423 domain-containing protein — MEVFNAQNYRDLVRARIENMPNRGYGQLGKLADHLDVNQTLISQVLSGKKDFTEEQGILLANFFSLNYSETSFLLQLIRKERAGSQKLKDFLEKQLEQARKEAFKVKSHVQKEKDLSPDQQAVFYSSWIYTAVHGLTAIPATQTVESIASYLGVSRARIADVTNWLIEVGLCKQVSGKIEVGPKATFIEKESPLSDKHLSNWHVKALEAMVEKQEDDFFFSAPMTLSKEDYFELRKELVLQISKISKRVEKSESQILVAFNMDLFKV; from the coding sequence ATGGAAGTATTTAACGCTCAAAACTATCGAGACCTCGTTCGCGCGCGCATTGAAAATATGCCCAACCGAGGATATGGCCAACTGGGAAAGCTGGCAGATCATCTCGATGTCAATCAAACCCTCATCAGCCAGGTTCTGTCGGGAAAAAAGGATTTCACTGAGGAGCAGGGAATTCTTTTGGCAAACTTCTTTAGCCTGAACTATTCGGAAACATCTTTTTTGCTTCAATTAATTCGCAAAGAACGAGCTGGAAGTCAGAAGCTTAAAGATTTCTTGGAAAAACAACTCGAACAAGCCAGAAAAGAAGCTTTTAAAGTAAAAAGCCACGTCCAAAAAGAAAAAGATTTATCGCCAGATCAACAGGCGGTCTTTTATTCAAGCTGGATCTACACAGCTGTGCATGGATTAACCGCCATCCCTGCCACACAAACCGTGGAAAGTATCGCAAGCTACCTGGGTGTCTCGCGCGCTCGAATTGCGGATGTCACAAACTGGCTGATCGAAGTAGGACTTTGCAAACAAGTTTCAGGAAAAATTGAAGTCGGACCGAAGGCTACTTTTATTGAAAAGGAATCCCCCCTTTCTGACAAACATCTTTCCAATTGGCATGTGAAAGCACTGGAAGCCATGGTTGAAAAACAGGAAGACGATTTCTTCTTTTCCGCACCGATGACGCTTTCTAAAGAAGACTACTTCGAGCTGCGCAAGGAGCTGGTGCTGCAAATTTCCAAGATCTCAAAGCGTGTGGAAAAAAGCGAATCGCAGATTCTTGTCGCCTTCAATATGGACCTATTTAAGGTTTAA
- a CDS encoding VOC family protein — protein MLKTALVNIDVDNIEKAILFYTEGLGLRLGRRFDAEFVELLGLPCPVYLLQNQAGTLPFPTAREGRSYSRHWSPVHLDFVVDNIELASQRVLAHGARIESDTKEEPYGKLAMFSDPFGHGFCLIEFNEQGYGALT, from the coding sequence ATGCTTAAAACTGCACTCGTTAACATTGATGTCGATAATATTGAAAAAGCCATTCTCTTCTACACGGAAGGGTTGGGTTTGCGGTTGGGCCGTAGGTTTGATGCTGAATTCGTGGAGCTCTTGGGGCTTCCATGTCCTGTGTACCTCCTTCAGAATCAGGCGGGGACATTGCCATTTCCAACCGCCCGGGAGGGGAGAAGTTACTCCCGCCACTGGAGTCCTGTTCATCTGGATTTTGTCGTCGATAATATCGAGCTCGCCTCCCAAAGGGTTCTGGCCCACGGGGCCCGGATTGAAAGTGATACCAAGGAAGAGCCTTATGGCAAATTGGCGATGTTTTCAGATCCCTTCGGTCATGGGTTTTGTCTGATTGAATTCAACGAACAAGGATATGGCGCCCTTACTTAG
- a CDS encoding MFS transporter — MLGGKIQKLQPNDKNQGCNVVFGKLPAGEKQCTSIHMLSSSALSDFKKLISARFLFTLAVQMQAVVVGWRIYELTNDPLSLGLVGLAEAIPALSLALYAGYVVDRSRPIKVYRWVLEGSLLASGILLTASLFGDQWSTGMHIFALYLSSVCSGAARAFSQPSMYAILPKMTKRDGLSKALAWMSTAMQVARVSGPALGGLIFGFMGMKVSFGVIFVLLLGALAATYGIKMKIEAPALDGEPRAMVEELKSGVKFVFGHPILLPALTLDMISVLFGGVTALLPIYAKEILEIGPRGLGILRAAPAVGAMVMGFILTRFAIRKNAGRYLLSAVFGFGLSILVFAVSKDFYLSIFALIFSGVFDSVSVVIRSTAVQLASPDHMRGRISSVNSMFIGSSNEVGEFESGVAAKFLGTVPAACFGAVMCLLTVGFVSWKFPALRKMDMDKVAP; from the coding sequence ATGCTTGGTGGTAAAATTCAAAAACTTCAGCCAAATGACAAGAATCAAGGTTGTAATGTGGTGTTTGGCAAATTGCCTGCGGGCGAAAAGCAGTGTACAAGTATCCACATGCTCTCATCCTCTGCTCTTTCTGATTTCAAAAAGCTTATTTCCGCTCGTTTTCTATTCACCCTGGCCGTGCAAATGCAGGCGGTCGTGGTGGGGTGGAGAATTTACGAGCTCACCAATGATCCCTTGTCTCTGGGACTGGTGGGCCTAGCCGAAGCGATTCCTGCGCTAAGTTTGGCGCTATACGCTGGATACGTTGTGGATCGCTCTCGTCCGATTAAAGTTTACCGCTGGGTTTTGGAAGGCAGCTTGTTGGCATCAGGGATTTTGCTGACGGCCTCATTGTTCGGTGATCAATGGAGCACGGGAATGCATATCTTTGCACTGTATTTGTCTTCGGTATGTTCCGGAGCGGCCCGTGCATTTTCTCAGCCCTCGATGTATGCGATTCTTCCCAAGATGACCAAGCGAGATGGTTTGTCCAAGGCTTTGGCGTGGATGAGTACTGCCATGCAAGTGGCGCGGGTCTCGGGACCGGCATTGGGCGGTTTGATTTTTGGTTTCATGGGAATGAAGGTTTCTTTCGGAGTAATTTTTGTTCTGCTTTTGGGGGCGCTGGCTGCCACCTACGGAATTAAAATGAAAATCGAAGCCCCCGCCCTGGATGGGGAGCCCCGCGCGATGGTGGAGGAATTGAAATCCGGTGTGAAGTTTGTATTCGGCCATCCGATTTTATTACCGGCCTTAACCCTGGATATGATTTCAGTCCTCTTCGGCGGAGTGACGGCCTTGTTACCGATCTATGCGAAAGAAATTCTGGAGATCGGACCACGGGGCTTGGGTATCCTAAGAGCCGCACCCGCGGTGGGCGCGATGGTGATGGGATTTATTCTAACTCGCTTCGCAATCCGTAAAAACGCGGGCAGGTATTTGCTAAGTGCGGTGTTTGGATTTGGATTAAGCATTTTGGTTTTTGCTGTCAGCAAGGACTTCTATCTGTCTATTTTCGCGCTGATATTCAGTGGCGTGTTTGACAGTGTCAGTGTCGTGATTCGCAGCACCGCCGTTCAGTTGGCGTCGCCGGATCACATGCGCGGTCGCATCTCTTCGGTGAATTCGATGTTCATTGGCTCTTCCAACGAAGTCGGGGAGTTTGAATCCGGAGTTGCCGCCAAATTCCTGGGGACGGTTCCGGCTGCCTGTTTTGGGGCGGTGATGTGTCTGCTGACGGTGGGATTTGTGAGCTGGAAATTCCCGGCGCTTCGAAAAATGGATATGGATAAAGTCGCACCGTAA
- a CDS encoding DcaP family trimeric outer membrane transporter — MKKSVGTLILGLVMANSAYADFEVYGFAQLDYVQDFKRTDPDWISTLRPSKIPTQDNQYGSDGQAILSPRQTRLGVQGNTPVSGDNLKSRIEFDFFGVGKDAGKVTPRLRHAYGEWGTVLVGQTWSNFMDVDGFPNVVDYWGPTGMVFIRTPQIRYTPITGTTTVSVALENPCADLDASLGAVTMDNKYPDLSAKYRYSPEWGHLNVSGIVRYLGFDSPGAANADPKDHKMGWGVNLSTSYVIGSADKLILSAVYGDGIANYMNDGGTDLAADGPPGDLQAKAVPLLGWVAYFDHRWSEIWSSSIGFSKTEVTNTNYQAADAYKFGEYSSVNMLYTPDKNVLMGAEFLYGLREDKDGDRGEDYRVQFTFKYIFANKWANL; from the coding sequence ATGAAGAAGTCTGTAGGAACACTTATATTAGGTCTTGTGATGGCAAACTCTGCTTATGCAGATTTTGAAGTCTATGGATTTGCCCAATTGGACTATGTGCAGGATTTCAAAAGAACAGATCCCGATTGGATCAGCACTCTAAGACCTTCAAAAATTCCCACTCAGGACAACCAGTATGGCAGTGATGGACAGGCGATATTAAGTCCCCGTCAAACTCGCTTGGGAGTTCAAGGCAACACCCCTGTTTCCGGAGACAACTTAAAATCACGTATTGAATTCGATTTCTTTGGCGTCGGAAAAGATGCCGGCAAAGTGACGCCTCGCTTGCGTCACGCCTATGGCGAATGGGGCACAGTACTTGTGGGCCAAACTTGGTCAAACTTTATGGATGTTGATGGCTTTCCCAATGTCGTGGATTATTGGGGGCCAACAGGTATGGTCTTTATTCGTACTCCACAAATCAGATACACTCCGATCACTGGAACAACCACTGTTTCCGTGGCGCTTGAGAACCCTTGCGCCGACCTGGATGCTTCGTTGGGTGCCGTCACTATGGATAACAAATATCCGGATCTTTCTGCGAAATATCGCTACAGTCCGGAATGGGGTCACCTGAATGTATCAGGAATAGTTCGTTACCTGGGGTTTGATTCTCCGGGCGCTGCCAACGCGGATCCTAAAGACCACAAGATGGGTTGGGGTGTTAATCTCTCCACGTCTTACGTGATTGGCTCTGCAGACAAATTGATTCTATCTGCAGTCTATGGCGATGGTATTGCAAATTATATGAATGACGGCGGCACCGACCTCGCAGCCGACGGCCCACCGGGTGACTTGCAGGCGAAAGCTGTTCCACTATTAGGATGGGTGGCCTACTTTGATCATCGTTGGAGCGAGATCTGGTCATCATCAATTGGTTTTTCCAAAACCGAAGTCACAAACACCAATTATCAGGCAGCAGACGCTTATAAGTTTGGCGAGTACTCCTCCGTGAATATGCTCTATACGCCTGACAAAAATGTCTTGATGGGAGCGGAGTTCCTGTATGGATTGCGTGAGGATAAAGACGGCGACCGTGGCGAGGACTATCGCGTGCAATTTACGTTTAAATATATTTTTGCAAACAAGTGGGCGAATCTTTAG
- a CDS encoding sensor histidine kinase — MFEFKITAEEAQQKRLFYLKMIYVICLLISSVYLLKFNFEYHVSTYNGMLFTLWIATAILPPLFLYYFKSYTAAALTCVGLASGLLIYLLYLSGGVEAPGIFWLAAVPLVSGVLLKVRGAVYGYFSVFVAMIWFWILKMQGGGVNIIATHGDYDFEKSFNVCTFLIFAGITTHLYIKGEQKFTTRLQEKHWDVENLLRVLLHDVANTLSAMTYNLIKVREDQEQAAPMVLELDKMERAVNDINNLLNQVRHLKSVKDGKAMMPLNPVSIAIVLNEVMEKSETLATQKGIKIALDLTRDKMVVNSEKTILSNVVLANLINNAVKFSLPGERIDLRAYSQETMAVIEIQDYGIGMPETLLNKIFSLDTATTRTGTQGEKGTGYGMPLVKEYLTMMGGSIMITSQEEHVPAHPRGTKVVLKIPLTPIS; from the coding sequence ATGTTCGAGTTCAAGATCACAGCTGAGGAAGCTCAACAAAAACGACTCTTTTATCTGAAGATGATCTACGTCATCTGTTTGCTAATATCCAGCGTCTATCTGCTTAAATTCAATTTCGAATATCACGTTTCCACCTATAACGGGATGCTGTTCACTTTGTGGATTGCGACAGCGATTTTGCCACCTTTGTTTCTGTACTATTTCAAAAGTTATACGGCGGCGGCACTGACTTGTGTGGGGCTTGCTTCGGGTCTATTGATATATCTTTTGTATCTATCCGGAGGCGTTGAGGCACCCGGGATCTTTTGGCTTGCGGCCGTTCCGTTGGTGTCAGGGGTATTGTTAAAGGTGCGAGGCGCCGTTTACGGTTATTTTTCTGTGTTTGTGGCGATGATCTGGTTTTGGATTTTGAAAATGCAGGGTGGGGGTGTGAATATCATCGCCACCCATGGTGACTACGACTTTGAGAAAAGTTTCAATGTTTGCACCTTTCTGATTTTTGCCGGCATAACCACTCATTTATATATCAAAGGCGAACAGAAATTCACGACAAGACTGCAGGAAAAACACTGGGACGTTGAAAACCTTTTGCGGGTTCTTTTGCATGACGTGGCAAACACGTTGTCAGCCATGACTTACAATCTGATCAAGGTGCGCGAAGACCAGGAACAAGCAGCTCCCATGGTTTTGGAACTGGATAAGATGGAGCGGGCTGTGAATGACATCAACAACCTATTGAACCAGGTGCGCCATTTGAAATCCGTCAAGGATGGAAAAGCCATGATGCCATTAAACCCAGTATCCATTGCCATTGTTTTGAATGAGGTGATGGAGAAGTCAGAAACTCTGGCCACGCAAAAAGGGATTAAAATCGCCCTTGATTTGACTCGCGATAAAATGGTCGTGAATAGTGAAAAGACGATTCTAAGCAATGTGGTATTGGCAAATCTGATTAATAACGCAGTTAAATTTTCTCTTCCAGGGGAGCGCATTGATTTGCGGGCCTATTCTCAAGAAACCATGGCCGTCATAGAAATTCAGGACTACGGCATTGGTATGCCGGAAACGCTGCTGAACAAAATCTTCAGTCTGGACACGGCCACCACGCGCACGGGAACGCAAGGGGAGAAAGGCACCGGTTATGGGATGCCTTTGGTTAAAGAGTATCTGACGATGATGGGGGGAAGTATCATGATCACCTCCCAGGAAGAACATGTGCCCGCTCATCCAAGGGGCACAAAGGTTGTTCTAAAAATTCCGCTAACTCCAATAAGCTAA
- a CDS encoding alpha/beta hydrolase, whose protein sequence is MTSSRTSLEFTERMAGHYISKPFALSTNSPLKKSDFENLVESPSRVPFEFTLTIQVSDLDSFIVDPQLEADAVGEITDFKIEKGLFNLFVRPEASSALDTAKEMHYTLFLRDPQGKPWTFFGFKEVIKEDSFEMWSQTTTLYYYLYEGHSAYNPGETKNVSGVGILHISVSDFIKQLTTFKSNAPTQIQEQEAVAKFLNVFAKNLWQSYAPFVFTTTTARWNEHFYPMHTTQGVAIGEKTLYPLDTPDGLTISIQRFKAKETKNVILLLHGLTTSTDMFIMPEHQNFVNYLHSNGYTDVWSLDWRGSGRFTYNLGPHRYNLDDIAKNDIPTAVDFIRKQCGEDVKIHVVCHCVGSISFMASLAAGHVKGITSVISNSVSLTPKVRWQAFIKMLFGPDLLEYVFGYAYISPRMAYFPGPGFGKWLYWMERGIRHECKEPACHLVSFMWGWGYPAAYVHRNIHPTTHRRLKDLFGGTSFHYYRHIRKMLFAKASVSFDKSKNYLEESQKGTLPPTLFLSGSDNNIFPGSNKMTYEALKNSKNAAHVEYLEVPGYGHQDTFMGQYAHIEVFPKLLAFLNKQRV, encoded by the coding sequence ATGACCTCTTCAAGAACCTCACTCGAGTTCACCGAGCGAATGGCTGGCCACTATATTTCAAAACCATTTGCCCTTTCCACCAACAGCCCACTTAAAAAATCGGATTTTGAAAACCTGGTGGAGTCACCTTCCCGAGTCCCATTTGAATTCACCCTCACCATCCAAGTTTCTGATTTGGATTCTTTCATCGTCGATCCGCAGTTAGAGGCTGATGCCGTGGGAGAAATCACGGATTTTAAGATTGAAAAAGGTCTGTTCAATCTTTTTGTGCGACCGGAAGCAAGCTCCGCCCTGGATACCGCTAAAGAAATGCACTACACGCTTTTCCTGCGTGATCCTCAGGGGAAGCCATGGACGTTCTTTGGTTTTAAGGAAGTCATTAAAGAAGACTCCTTCGAGATGTGGTCACAGACAACGACACTGTATTACTACCTTTATGAAGGCCACTCTGCCTACAATCCGGGCGAAACCAAGAATGTCAGCGGCGTTGGTATTTTGCACATATCCGTCAGCGACTTTATCAAGCAATTGACCACATTCAAAAGCAACGCTCCAACGCAAATTCAGGAACAGGAGGCGGTTGCCAAGTTTCTGAATGTCTTTGCGAAAAATCTTTGGCAGTCCTATGCGCCGTTTGTGTTCACAACCACCACAGCTCGTTGGAATGAACACTTTTATCCCATGCACACCACCCAGGGTGTCGCCATTGGCGAAAAGACTCTTTATCCTCTGGACACTCCGGATGGTTTGACGATTTCAATTCAGCGCTTCAAAGCCAAAGAAACCAAAAACGTTATTTTGCTGCTTCATGGATTAACCACCTCCACTGACATGTTCATCATGCCCGAGCACCAAAATTTTGTGAACTACCTGCACAGCAACGGATACACCGATGTGTGGTCCCTGGACTGGCGTGGCAGCGGCCGCTTCACTTACAATCTGGGACCTCATCGCTATAATCTGGATGACATTGCCAAAAACGACATCCCCACAGCAGTGGATTTCATTCGCAAACAATGTGGTGAAGACGTAAAAATCCACGTGGTCTGCCACTGTGTGGGCTCCATTTCCTTTATGGCTTCCTTGGCTGCCGGTCATGTCAAAGGCATCACCAGTGTCATTTCAAACAGTGTTTCGCTGACTCCCAAAGTGCGCTGGCAGGCATTTATCAAAATGCTTTTCGGTCCCGACTTGCTGGAATATGTTTTTGGTTATGCTTACATCAGTCCCCGCATGGCTTACTTTCCGGGGCCCGGTTTTGGAAAATGGCTTTATTGGATGGAACGTGGCATCCGTCACGAGTGTAAAGAACCTGCATGTCACCTGGTGAGCTTTATGTGGGGCTGGGGGTATCCAGCGGCCTACGTTCATCGCAACATTCACCCGACCACGCACCGTCGTCTGAAGGATTTATTCGGCGGCACCAGCTTTCATTACTACCGTCACATCAGAAAAATGCTTTTCGCAAAGGCCTCTGTATCTTTTGATAAGTCCAAAAACTATCTGGAGGAAAGCCAAAAAGGAACTCTGCCTCCGACTCTGTTCCTTAGTGGTTCAGACAACAACATCTTCCCGGGCTCAAACAAAATGACCTACGAGGCATTGAAAAATAGCAAGAATGCCGCGCATGTCGAATATCTGGAGGTCCCCGGTTATGGACATCAGGACACCTTCATGGGGCAGTACGCGCACATCGAAGTCTTCCCTAAACTTTTGGCATTCCTGAACAAGCAAAGGGTCTGA
- a CDS encoding DUF6765 family protein codes for MQIDFHLGVTYVLARMSGFSPYEANTIASSSQYVDDAVNSGTIFFENRSVYEFRASAHKMLDYRNFKELANHHVWIPFHFIPGNEVRDQGIDSLAQKLVCRPNSKIAQDVVHSCVTNFNKPFGYHLLGVTTHAFVDTWAHQGFAGITHELNKVSEIYDGEGALDADMMNYRKKFYRRNPFRRMYDWVLSFFVGEYNPIGHGTVLSYPDLPYLRWSYQDWQGRTIQRDNPSDYMQAIHHVLAFYQEVRKTHGLPVVKIFDEDLKKLKELIQTIDNEEGEERLQKWREHIQCGTFQFGTDTWNYSVEGKDGWLSEAFEDIETNDDFDFNSDLELLNVPYKEEFLKSNWKLMHDALLFYRFTVLHDVLPRYQICVA; via the coding sequence ATGCAAATCGATTTTCATCTGGGTGTGACCTATGTACTTGCGCGCATGAGTGGATTTTCCCCTTATGAGGCCAACACCATCGCCAGCAGCTCACAGTATGTTGACGATGCGGTGAACTCCGGTACTATTTTTTTTGAAAACCGCTCTGTTTATGAATTTCGCGCCAGCGCCCACAAGATGCTGGACTACCGAAACTTCAAAGAACTGGCAAACCATCATGTGTGGATTCCCTTTCACTTTATTCCCGGCAATGAAGTCCGCGATCAAGGTATCGACTCCTTGGCGCAGAAGCTGGTGTGTCGTCCGAATAGTAAAATTGCCCAGGATGTCGTCCACAGTTGTGTGACCAATTTCAATAAACCCTTTGGCTATCATCTGCTGGGCGTAACAACCCACGCCTTCGTGGACACTTGGGCTCACCAAGGGTTTGCTGGTATCACTCACGAACTGAATAAAGTCAGCGAGATCTATGACGGCGAAGGCGCCCTGGATGCTGACATGATGAACTACCGCAAGAAGTTCTATCGCAGAAACCCATTCCGTCGCATGTACGATTGGGTTCTTTCATTCTTTGTGGGTGAATACAATCCCATCGGCCATGGCACGGTCTTGTCGTACCCTGATCTGCCCTACTTACGCTGGAGCTACCAGGACTGGCAGGGCCGCACCATTCAGCGCGACAACCCTTCCGACTATATGCAGGCGATTCACCACGTGTTGGCCTTTTATCAGGAAGTCCGCAAAACCCACGGTCTGCCTGTGGTGAAAATTTTCGATGAAGATCTGAAAAAACTAAAAGAGCTGATTCAGACAATCGATAACGAAGAGGGCGAGGAACGCCTGCAAAAATGGCGCGAGCATATTCAATGCGGCACCTTTCAATTTGGCACGGACACCTGGAACTACTCTGTTGAAGGCAAAGATGGCTGGCTGAGTGAAGCCTTTGAAGACATCGAAACCAATGATGACTTTGACTTCAACTCCGACCTGGAGCTGTTAAATGTTCCGTATAAGGAAGAGTTTTTAAAGTCCAACTGGAAGCTGATGCATGATGCTTTGCTGTTTTATCGCTTTACAGTTTTGCACGATGTTCTTCCCAGATATCAAATTTGTGTCGCATAA